From Pseudonocardia autotrophica, one genomic window encodes:
- a CDS encoding mycothione reductase has product MAHHDLAVVGTGSGNTIVDERFAGLDVVHVEATRFGGTCLNVGCIPTKMLAHTAEIAESVRTASRLGIDARIDRIRWRDIVDRVYGRLDPIGDDGREYRSEHGTVHIGHARFTGPRAMTVELAEGGTTAFTADRIVLATGGRPVVPPPVADSGVPFDTSDTIMRIGELPRHLAVLGGGYIAAELAHVFGGLGCEVTIVELADTLLDGMDETVTERFTAAARERFDVRTGRSVERVTGSAGDVRLHLDDGTQVRADRLLVAAGRIPNGDRMDLAAGGVATHDDGRVRVDRHGRTTADGVWALGDVSTPHPLKHVANHEATIVAHNLAHPDDLRTVDHDRVPAAVFASPQVGTVGRTGQQCRAEGLAHRTGLHEYGDVAYGWAMEEQRGFCKIITSPDGTLLGAHVLGPQASVLVQQLVQAMALGTTAQQLADVQYWIHPALSEVVENALRDAQ; this is encoded by the coding sequence GTGGCCCATCACGATCTCGCCGTCGTCGGCACCGGCTCCGGGAACACCATCGTCGACGAACGGTTCGCCGGGCTCGACGTGGTGCACGTCGAGGCCACCCGGTTCGGCGGCACCTGCCTCAACGTCGGCTGCATCCCGACGAAGATGCTCGCCCACACCGCGGAGATCGCCGAGTCGGTGCGCACCGCCTCCCGCCTCGGGATCGACGCCCGGATCGACCGGATCCGCTGGCGCGACATCGTGGACCGCGTGTACGGCAGGCTCGACCCGATCGGCGACGACGGCCGCGAGTACCGCAGCGAGCACGGCACCGTGCACATCGGGCACGCCCGGTTCACCGGGCCGCGCGCGATGACCGTCGAGCTCGCCGAGGGCGGTACGACGGCGTTCACCGCCGATCGCATCGTGCTCGCCACCGGCGGGCGCCCGGTGGTGCCGCCGCCGGTCGCCGACTCGGGCGTCCCGTTCGACACCTCGGACACGATCATGCGGATCGGCGAGCTGCCCCGGCACCTCGCGGTGCTCGGTGGCGGCTACATCGCCGCCGAGCTCGCGCACGTCTTCGGTGGTCTCGGCTGCGAGGTCACGATCGTCGAGCTCGCGGACACCCTGCTCGACGGGATGGACGAGACCGTGACGGAGCGGTTCACCGCGGCCGCCCGGGAGCGGTTCGACGTCCGCACCGGGCGCTCGGTGGAGCGGGTCACGGGCAGCGCGGGTGACGTCCGGCTGCACCTCGACGACGGCACCCAGGTGCGCGCCGACCGGCTCCTGGTGGCGGCCGGCCGCATCCCCAACGGCGACCGGATGGACCTCGCCGCCGGTGGCGTCGCCACCCACGACGACGGCCGCGTCCGCGTCGACCGGCACGGCCGCACCACCGCCGACGGCGTCTGGGCGCTCGGCGACGTCAGCACCCCGCACCCGCTCAAGCACGTCGCCAACCACGAGGCCACGATCGTCGCGCACAATCTCGCGCACCCCGACGACCTGCGCACCGTCGACCACGACCGGGTCCCGGCGGCGGTGTTCGCGAGCCCCCAGGTGGGCACGGTCGGCCGGACCGGGCAGCAGTGCCGCGCGGAGGGCCTGGCGCACCGGACCGGCCTGCACGAGTACGGCGACGTCGCCTACGGCTGGGCGATGGAGGAGCAGCGCGGCTTCTGCAAGATCATCACCTCGCCGGACGGGACACTGTTGGGGGCGCACGTCCTCGGCCCGCAGGCGTCCGTCCTGGTCCAGCAGCTGGTCCAGGCGATGGCGCTCGGGACCACCGCGCAGCAGCTCGCCGACGTGCAGTACTGGATCCACCCCGCGCTGTCCGAGGTCGTCGAGAACGCGCTGCGCGACGCTCAGTAG
- a CDS encoding low temperature requirement protein A, with the protein MTIRSGSPRLLRRDGDSEVAPIELFFDLVYVFAIIQVSHTLLYHLTPRGALETALLFAAVWWLWNYSAWAMNYLDPARTSVRLLNALLMLAALGMALALPTAFSDGGLLFAACYATAQIGRPLFMWIAMRGHVLSRNYRNLLVWSSVAGGLFLLGALLPPTARLVVWGLAVAVDLAGPRVEFRVPGLGSTPMRSWPIDIVHLAERNRLVFIIALGESILIMGFTLSELEPITPYAVLIAGLGFTGLVALWWSYFALAGHDAPASHGDDSAGAARAAFAYAHGLMVAGAVLFAVGIEVHLTHPENGPALVLVSIGGPLLYLAGNTIYLRGRTGAAGRSRYLAAVILVVGGAVALLFGAALPAIVIGLVVLAVLIGLAAVTQLSTRRAPAY; encoded by the coding sequence ATGACGATCCGGAGCGGGTCACCGCGGTTGCTGCGGCGGGACGGCGACTCCGAGGTCGCGCCGATCGAGCTCTTCTTCGACCTGGTCTACGTGTTCGCGATCATCCAGGTCTCGCACACGCTGCTCTACCACCTCACCCCGCGCGGTGCCCTCGAGACGGCCCTGCTGTTCGCAGCGGTGTGGTGGCTGTGGAACTACTCGGCCTGGGCGATGAACTACCTCGACCCGGCGCGGACGTCGGTCCGGTTGCTCAACGCGCTGCTGATGCTGGCCGCGCTCGGGATGGCGCTGGCCCTGCCGACCGCGTTCAGCGACGGTGGCCTGCTCTTCGCCGCCTGCTACGCGACGGCCCAGATCGGGCGGCCGCTGTTCATGTGGATCGCGATGCGCGGCCACGTGCTCTCCCGCAACTACCGGAACCTGCTGGTCTGGAGCTCGGTCGCGGGGGGCCTGTTCCTGCTCGGCGCGCTGCTGCCGCCGACCGCCCGGCTGGTCGTCTGGGGGCTCGCGGTCGCGGTCGACCTGGCCGGGCCGCGGGTCGAGTTCCGGGTCCCCGGCCTCGGCTCGACCCCGATGCGGAGCTGGCCGATCGACATCGTGCACCTCGCCGAACGCAACCGGCTGGTCTTCATCATCGCGCTCGGCGAGTCCATCCTGATCATGGGTTTCACGCTGTCCGAGCTGGAGCCGATCACCCCGTACGCGGTGCTGATCGCGGGGCTCGGGTTCACCGGGCTGGTCGCGCTCTGGTGGTCGTACTTCGCACTGGCCGGTCACGACGCTCCGGCCTCCCACGGCGACGACAGCGCCGGGGCGGCCCGGGCGGCGTTCGCCTACGCACACGGACTCATGGTCGCCGGTGCGGTGCTCTTCGCGGTCGGGATCGAGGTGCACCTGACGCATCCGGAGAACGGCCCGGCGCTGGTGCTCGTCTCGATCGGCGGACCGCTGCTCTACCTCGCGGGCAACACGATCTACCTGCGCGGCCGGACGGGTGCTGCCGGGCGCAGCCGCTACCTCGCGGCCGTGATCCTGGTCGTCGGCGGTGCGGTGGCGCTGCTGTTCGGTGCGGCGCTCCCGGCGATCGTGATCGGGCTCGTGGTGCTGGCCGTGCTGATCGGGCTGGCCGCTGTCACCCAGCTGTCGACGCGGCGGGCACCGGCCTACTGA
- a CDS encoding GNAT family N-acetyltransferase: MSDNQDTVVTDDPAQHRYSIALDGVRVGLAAYVDDGERRIFHHTEIDDAYGGRGLAGTLVREALTDTRAAGKRIVPMCPYVRRWVSSHEGFADVLDPVTPAVIRTVEQALR; this comes from the coding sequence ATGTCGGACAACCAGGACACGGTCGTCACGGACGACCCGGCACAACACCGCTACTCGATCGCCCTGGACGGGGTTCGGGTCGGTCTCGCGGCCTATGTGGACGACGGCGAGCGGCGGATCTTCCACCACACCGAGATTGACGACGCCTACGGCGGCCGGGGCCTGGCCGGGACGCTGGTCCGCGAGGCGCTGACCGACACCCGCGCCGCCGGGAAACGGATCGTCCCGATGTGCCCGTACGTGCGGCGCTGGGTCTCCTCGCACGAGGGGTTCGCCGACGTCCTCGATCCGGTCACGCCCGCCGTGATCCGGACGGTCGAGCAGGCCCTGCGATGA
- a CDS encoding carboxymuconolactone decarboxylase family protein, with amino-acid sequence MSGRVLIDKQNPEVYAAMRRAVRTVRDAAEAAGIDRALMELLNVRVSQLNGCEICLDIHSRAAITAGVTPQRLALLPAWRESRIYDARERAALEIAEAVTLTAATHLDDEAYAKARSGLTDDETSALIWAAITINAFNRISILSRHPVPERDAQGRTTTGALR; translated from the coding sequence ATGAGCGGCCGGGTCCTGATCGACAAGCAGAACCCCGAGGTGTACGCGGCCATGCGACGGGCCGTACGCACCGTGCGGGACGCGGCCGAGGCGGCCGGGATCGACCGGGCGCTGATGGAGCTGCTCAACGTCCGGGTCTCCCAGCTCAACGGCTGCGAGATCTGCCTGGACATCCACTCGCGGGCGGCGATCACGGCCGGGGTCACCCCGCAGCGGCTCGCGTTGCTGCCGGCGTGGCGGGAGAGCCGGATCTACGACGCCCGTGAGCGCGCCGCGCTGGAGATCGCCGAGGCGGTCACCCTGACCGCGGCGACGCACCTCGACGACGAGGCCTACGCGAAGGCCCGGTCCGGCCTCACCGACGACGAGACCTCGGCGCTGATCTGGGCCGCGATCACGATCAACGCGTTCAACCGCATCTCGATACTCTCCCGCCATCCGGTGCCGGAGCGGGACGCACAGGGCAGGACGACCACGGGAGCACTGCGATGA
- a CDS encoding pirin family protein yields MSNVEAVPEEVVCGGGSARAELVTPREVPLGGPRAMTVRRTLPRRVRSLIGAWCFIDHYGPDRVSGTGGMAVPGHPHTGLQTVSWLFEGEIEHRDTTGAHAIIRPGELNLMTAGSGIAHSEYSTPDTETLHGVQLWLALPVAHRETAPGFAHHAPSPIRQDDATLRVFLGSLAGSTSPVQTFSPLLGAEVVLPAGGRLSVPATPSFEYGVLVDTGSADVCGTAAGSGELVYLPPGASGIEIRATGTGETRVLLLGGEPLDEQIVMWWNFIGSSHEEIVAFREQWQQERAAGGSEQGRFGTFPDAWDSTLPAPELPNARLTPRE; encoded by the coding sequence ATGAGCAACGTCGAAGCCGTCCCCGAGGAGGTCGTGTGCGGCGGTGGCTCCGCCCGGGCCGAGCTGGTGACACCCCGTGAGGTCCCGCTGGGCGGCCCCCGGGCGATGACCGTGCGCCGCACCCTCCCCCGCCGCGTGCGCTCGCTGATCGGGGCCTGGTGCTTCATCGACCACTACGGGCCGGACCGGGTGTCCGGGACCGGCGGGATGGCCGTCCCCGGACACCCGCACACCGGGCTGCAGACGGTGTCCTGGCTGTTCGAGGGCGAGATCGAGCACCGCGACACCACCGGCGCGCACGCGATCATCCGTCCCGGCGAGCTGAACCTGATGACGGCCGGATCGGGCATCGCGCACTCCGAGTACTCCACCCCGGACACCGAGACCCTGCACGGGGTCCAGCTGTGGCTGGCGCTCCCGGTCGCGCACCGGGAGACCGCCCCGGGGTTCGCCCACCACGCGCCGTCGCCGATCCGGCAGGACGACGCGACGCTGCGGGTCTTCCTCGGCTCGCTGGCCGGGTCGACGTCACCGGTACAGACGTTCTCGCCGCTGCTGGGGGCCGAGGTCGTGCTCCCGGCGGGCGGACGGCTGTCGGTTCCGGCGACACCGTCGTTCGAGTACGGGGTGCTCGTCGACACCGGCTCGGCGGACGTGTGCGGCACCGCCGCCGGATCCGGCGAGCTGGTCTACCTGCCGCCGGGGGCCTCCGGAATCGAGATCCGGGCAACCGGCACCGGTGAGACCCGGGTGCTGCTGCTCGGCGGGGAGCCGCTCGACGAGCAGATCGTCATGTGGTGGAACTTCATCGGCTCCTCGCACGAGGAGATCGTCGCGTTCCGCGAGCAGTGGCAGCAGGAGCGCGCGGCCGGCGGGTCCGAGCAGGGCCGCTTCGGCACGTTCCCGGACGCCTGGGACTCGACGCTCCCGGCCCCCGAGCTCCCGAACGCGCGGCTCACCCCGCGGGAGTGA
- a CDS encoding MarR family winged helix-turn-helix transcriptional regulator: MPEASEQARAVLAGVHAFAHGIDRYRLAVGTRFGLGVPEVVTLTHLAMAGPARAGEVAERTGLSQGSVTALVDRLERRGLVARLRPRDNRRIVLVELTGAGRELTDGLLAAVLPSMAATAAEPGLPEPADLAHGLHRVADMLVELADRDPAQVTPAG, from the coding sequence ATGCCGGAGGCGTCCGAGCAGGCCCGGGCGGTGCTCGCGGGCGTGCACGCCTTCGCCCACGGCATCGACCGCTACCGGCTGGCCGTCGGCACCCGGTTCGGGCTCGGTGTCCCCGAGGTCGTCACGCTCACCCATCTCGCCATGGCGGGGCCGGCTCGGGCGGGCGAGGTGGCCGAGCGCACCGGCCTGAGCCAGGGCAGCGTCACGGCGCTGGTCGACCGGCTGGAGCGGCGCGGACTCGTGGCGCGGCTCCGACCGCGGGACAACCGGCGGATCGTGCTGGTCGAGCTGACCGGCGCCGGGCGCGAGCTGACCGACGGCCTGCTCGCTGCGGTGCTGCCGAGCATGGCGGCGACCGCGGCCGAGCCCGGCCTGCCCGAGCCCGCGGATCTCGCGCACGGCCTGCACCGGGTCGCCGACATGCTCGTCGAACTCGCGGACCGGGATCCGGCGCAGGTCACTCCCGCGGGGTGA
- a CDS encoding DUF2795 domain-containing protein has translation MTAAPLHPGSDDAEHLRYALRHVLAGLALPAQRWQILAHATDWGAPASLRQRLAALPEGTYRSYEAIVAAALAALRR, from the coding sequence ATGACGGCTGCGCCGCTGCACCCCGGGTCCGACGACGCCGAACACCTCCGGTACGCACTGCGCCACGTGCTGGCCGGGCTCGCGCTGCCCGCGCAGCGCTGGCAGATCCTCGCGCACGCCACCGACTGGGGTGCCCCGGCGAGCCTGCGCCAGCGCCTCGCCGCGCTGCCCGAGGGCACGTACCGCAGCTACGAGGCGATCGTCGCGGCGGCGCTGGCCGCGCTGCGCCGCTGA
- a CDS encoding ACT domain-containing protein: MSTPSSVDAPADSAVDSAVEGAPSPAACDAHPFSLLVADGGDGLAKVLVTLRSRRYQLRELRADLSGDIGRVEGSVEPDGRDPELLLEQLRRVVAVVRAEHG; the protein is encoded by the coding sequence ATGTCCACACCGAGTTCCGTCGATGCCCCCGCTGATTCCGCTGTCGATTCGGCTGTCGAGGGTGCACCGTCGCCCGCCGCCTGCGACGCCCATCCGTTCAGCCTGCTCGTCGCCGACGGCGGCGACGGGCTGGCCAAGGTGCTGGTGACCCTGCGCTCGCGCCGATACCAGCTGCGTGAGCTGCGTGCCGACCTGAGCGGCGACATCGGCCGGGTCGAAGGCAGCGTCGAGCCGGACGGGCGCGATCCCGAGCTGCTGCTGGAACAGCTGCGCCGGGTGGTCGCCGTCGTGCGGGCCGAGCACGGCTGA
- a CDS encoding DsbA family oxidoreductase — MEIWSDVVCPWCAIGKRRFEAALAGFAHRDDVEVRWRSFQLDPQASGERESGPGPLAAKLGVSVEQAREMLDGVTATAAEDGLEFRFDIARHGNTLDAHRLLHLAWELGGASLQGALKERLLRASFTEGEPVGDPDTLAQLAASAGVPEADARAVLGSDRYLDAVRGDQELARRYGISGVPFFVIDDRFGVSGAQPAEAFGQALDRAWADAHPLTPVGDDGRTCADGSCTT; from the coding sequence GTGGAGATCTGGTCCGACGTCGTGTGTCCCTGGTGCGCGATCGGCAAGCGGCGGTTCGAGGCGGCGCTGGCCGGCTTCGCGCACCGCGACGACGTCGAGGTGCGCTGGCGCAGCTTCCAGCTCGACCCGCAGGCGTCCGGTGAGCGCGAAAGCGGGCCCGGGCCGCTGGCCGCCAAGCTGGGCGTGAGCGTCGAGCAGGCCCGCGAGATGCTGGACGGGGTGACCGCGACCGCCGCCGAGGACGGGCTGGAGTTCCGCTTCGACATCGCCCGGCACGGCAACACCCTCGACGCGCACCGGCTGCTGCACCTGGCGTGGGAGCTGGGCGGTGCGTCGCTGCAGGGCGCGCTCAAGGAGCGGTTGCTGCGCGCGTCCTTCACCGAGGGGGAGCCGGTCGGCGACCCGGACACCCTGGCGCAGCTGGCCGCCTCGGCCGGTGTGCCAGAGGCCGATGCCCGCGCGGTGCTCGGCTCGGATCGCTACCTCGACGCCGTCCGCGGCGATCAGGAGCTCGCCCGCCGCTACGGCATCTCCGGCGTCCCGTTCTTCGTGATCGACGACCGGTTCGGTGTCTCCGGCGCACAGCCGGCCGAGGCGTTCGGGCAGGCACTGGACCGCGCCTGGGCGGACGCGCACCCGCTCACCCCGGTCGGCGACGACGGACGGACGTGCGCCGACGGCAGCTGCACGACCTGA
- the paaK gene encoding phenylacetate--CoA ligase PaaK — translation MTTTARRLGDSPPPELLDREERIPVDELRALQLRRLQWSLRHAYDNVPHYRARFDAHGVHPDDCRELSDIARFPMTTKADLRENYPFGMFAVPRERIARVHASSGTTGRPTVVGYTATDIDNWATLMARSIRAAGGRPGHRVHNAYGYGLFTGGLGAHFGIEKLGATAIPISGGMTPRQVQLIGDFEPDVIMLTPSYMLTLLDEFARQGVDPRSTSLKVGIFGAEPWSEQMRIEIEDRTDMHAVDIYGLSEVMGPGVSQECVETKDGLHIWEDHFLPEVVDPLDGTSLPDGQEGELLFTSLTKEGLPIIRYRTRDLTTLLPGTARPAMRRMAKITGRSDDMIILRGVNVFPTQIEEIVLRTPGLAPHFQLVLTTEGRMDALAVRVEARHDTPAGRREPAAAELIRAVKETVGVTVACEIVDPDSLERSVGKLQRLQDRRAR, via the coding sequence ATGACCACCACCGCACGCCGACTCGGCGACAGCCCACCGCCGGAACTGCTCGACCGTGAGGAGCGCATCCCGGTCGACGAGCTGCGCGCGCTGCAGCTGCGGCGTCTGCAGTGGTCGCTGCGGCACGCCTACGACAACGTGCCGCACTACCGCGCGAGGTTCGACGCGCACGGGGTGCACCCCGACGACTGCCGCGAGCTCTCCGACATCGCGCGGTTCCCGATGACCACCAAGGCCGATCTGCGCGAGAACTACCCGTTCGGCATGTTCGCGGTGCCGCGCGAGCGGATCGCGCGGGTGCACGCGTCGTCGGGCACCACGGGCCGGCCGACCGTGGTCGGCTACACCGCGACCGACATCGACAACTGGGCCACGCTGATGGCTCGCTCGATCCGGGCCGCCGGCGGACGCCCGGGCCACCGGGTGCACAACGCCTACGGCTACGGCCTGTTCACCGGTGGGCTCGGCGCGCACTTCGGCATCGAGAAGCTCGGTGCGACGGCGATCCCGATCTCCGGCGGGATGACACCGCGCCAGGTGCAGCTCATCGGCGACTTCGAGCCCGACGTCATCATGCTGACCCCGAGCTACATGCTCACCCTGCTCGACGAGTTCGCCCGCCAGGGCGTCGACCCGCGGAGCACGTCGCTGAAGGTCGGGATCTTCGGCGCCGAGCCGTGGAGCGAGCAGATGCGGATCGAGATCGAGGACCGGACGGACATGCACGCCGTCGACATCTACGGCCTGTCCGAGGTGATGGGGCCCGGCGTGTCCCAGGAGTGCGTGGAGACCAAGGACGGTCTGCACATCTGGGAGGACCACTTCCTGCCCGAGGTCGTCGATCCGCTCGACGGGACGTCCCTGCCCGACGGCCAGGAGGGCGAGCTGCTGTTCACCTCGCTGACCAAGGAGGGACTGCCGATCATCCGGTACCGCACCCGGGATCTGACGACCCTGCTGCCGGGGACGGCGCGGCCCGCGATGCGCCGGATGGCCAAGATCACCGGCCGGTCCGACGACATGATCATCCTGCGCGGGGTGAACGTCTTCCCGACCCAGATCGAGGAGATCGTGCTGCGCACGCCGGGTCTGGCGCCGCACTTCCAGCTGGTGCTCACCACCGAGGGCCGGATGGACGCGCTCGCAGTCCGGGTCGAGGCCCGGCACGACACCCCGGCCGGCCGCCGCGAGCCCGCCGCGGCCGAGCTGATCCGGGCGGTCAAGGAGACCGTCGGGGTGACGGTCGCCTGCGAGATCGTCGACCCGGACAGCCTGGAGCGGTCGGTCGGGAAGCTGCAGCGGCTGCAGGACCGGCGCGCGCGGTGA
- the paaZ gene encoding phenylacetic acid degradation bifunctional protein PaaZ, which produces MTLLRSHLSGSWQAGTGDGRPLHDAVTGEEVARLSTDGLDVAGALAYGRRTGGPALRELTFHQRAALLKALGQHLREHRERLYSVSARTGATLGDSKFDVDGGIGVLLAYASKAKRELPNDTFHVEGAVEPLGRGGTFLGQHVLTPLRGVAVQVNAFNFPVWGPLEKFAPAFLAGVPTLIKPASPTAFLTAELVELIIGSGLLPEGSVQFVAGSLGDTFDHLTGQDLVSFTGSASTAQTLRSHPGIVRNSVRFSAEADSLNLAALGPDAAPGTPEFDLFVKALSTEMTVKAGQKCTAIRRAFVPRAQVDAVVEAVSERLAKVVVGAPGAEGVRMGALASLDQREEVRRSVKALRAAGRIVFGDPDHVEVTGADADRGAFVSPLLLVGDPDRAEPHEVEAFGPVSTVLPYDTTDQLIDYAARGQGSLAGSVVSADPAFVREVVLGIAPFHGRVHVLNARDAGESTGHGSPLPQLVHGGPGRAGGGEEMGGIRGVLHHMQRTAIQADPDSLAAITGRWVTGAQRHTSEVHPFRKHLEELRPGDCLVAGPRRVTQADVEHFAEFTGDTFYAHMDEAAAAANPLFGQRVAHGYLVVSLAAGLFVDPDPGPVLANFGVDGLRFLTPVRFDDELTVTLTCKQLTPRDSADYGEVRWDADVTRQDGESVARYDVLTLVAKKDA; this is translated from the coding sequence ATGACCTTGCTCCGCAGCCATCTCTCGGGCTCCTGGCAGGCCGGGACGGGTGACGGGCGACCGTTGCACGACGCGGTGACCGGCGAGGAGGTCGCCCGGCTCTCCACCGACGGCCTCGATGTCGCAGGGGCACTGGCGTACGGCCGCCGGACCGGCGGCCCGGCCCTGCGCGAGCTCACCTTCCACCAGCGCGCCGCGCTGCTGAAGGCACTCGGGCAGCACCTGCGTGAGCACCGCGAGCGGCTCTACTCGGTCTCCGCCCGCACCGGCGCCACGCTCGGGGATTCGAAGTTCGACGTCGACGGCGGCATCGGGGTGCTGCTCGCCTATGCCTCCAAGGCCAAGCGCGAGCTGCCCAACGACACGTTCCACGTCGAGGGCGCGGTCGAGCCGCTGGGCCGCGGCGGGACGTTTCTCGGTCAGCACGTGCTGACCCCGCTGCGCGGGGTCGCGGTGCAGGTCAACGCGTTCAACTTCCCGGTGTGGGGGCCGCTGGAGAAGTTCGCCCCGGCCTTCCTCGCCGGCGTCCCGACGCTGATCAAGCCGGCGTCGCCGACCGCGTTCCTCACCGCGGAGCTCGTCGAGCTGATCATCGGCTCCGGCCTGCTGCCCGAGGGGTCCGTGCAGTTCGTCGCCGGCTCGCTCGGTGACACGTTCGACCACCTCACCGGGCAGGACCTGGTGTCGTTCACCGGCTCGGCGTCGACCGCGCAGACCCTGCGCAGCCACCCCGGGATCGTCCGGAACTCGGTGCGGTTCTCCGCCGAGGCCGACTCGCTGAACCTGGCAGCGCTCGGCCCGGACGCCGCGCCCGGCACACCTGAGTTCGATCTGTTCGTGAAGGCCCTGAGCACCGAGATGACGGTCAAGGCCGGGCAGAAGTGCACCGCGATCCGGCGCGCCTTCGTGCCGCGTGCGCAGGTCGACGCCGTCGTCGAGGCGGTGTCGGAGCGGCTGGCGAAGGTCGTGGTCGGCGCCCCCGGAGCGGAGGGCGTCCGGATGGGGGCGTTGGCGAGTCTCGACCAGCGCGAGGAGGTCCGCCGCAGTGTGAAGGCGCTGCGCGCCGCCGGGCGCATCGTGTTCGGCGATCCCGACCACGTCGAGGTCACCGGCGCCGACGCCGATCGCGGCGCGTTCGTCTCCCCGCTGCTGCTCGTCGGCGACCCGGACCGCGCCGAGCCGCACGAGGTCGAGGCGTTCGGCCCGGTGTCGACGGTGCTGCCCTACGACACCACCGATCAGCTGATCGACTACGCCGCCCGCGGCCAGGGCTCGCTCGCCGGGTCCGTCGTCTCCGCCGATCCGGCCTTCGTCCGCGAGGTCGTGCTCGGCATCGCGCCGTTCCACGGCCGGGTGCACGTGCTCAACGCCCGGGACGCGGGCGAGTCCACCGGGCACGGTTCGCCGTTGCCGCAGCTGGTGCACGGCGGGCCGGGCCGGGCCGGTGGCGGCGAGGAGATGGGCGGTATCCGCGGGGTGCTGCACCACATGCAGCGCACCGCGATCCAGGCCGATCCCGACTCGCTCGCCGCGATCACCGGCCGCTGGGTCACCGGCGCGCAGCGGCACACCTCCGAGGTGCACCCGTTCCGCAAACACCTCGAGGAGCTGCGCCCCGGTGACTGCCTGGTCGCCGGGCCGCGCCGGGTCACCCAAGCCGATGTCGAGCACTTCGCCGAGTTCACCGGCGACACCTTCTACGCGCACATGGACGAGGCCGCGGCCGCGGCGAACCCGCTGTTCGGGCAGCGGGTGGCGCACGGCTACCTGGTCGTCTCGCTCGCCGCGGGACTGTTCGTCGATCCCGATCCGGGGCCGGTGCTGGCCAACTTCGGCGTCGACGGGCTGCGGTTCCTCACCCCGGTCCGGTTCGACGACGAGCTGACCGTGACGCTGACCTGCAAGCAGCTCACCCCGCGGGACTCAGCCGACTACGGCGAGGTGCGCTGGGACGCCGACGTCACCCGGCAGGACGGCGAATCCGTCGCCCGCTACGACGTGCTCACCCTCGTCGCGAAGAAGGACGCATGA
- a CDS encoding enoyl-CoA hydratase/isomerase family protein — MSDPVQPAVLVARDDTDPAVAVVTLNRPAKYNALTVELKEALLTAVAEVTGDESVRAVVITGSGKAFCVGQDLGEHATALENDPSTAFDTVREHYNPLILAITGTAKPVIAAINGACVGAGLGLALAADLRVAAEGLSFATAFTGIGLTADSGLSASLAHAVGVSRATELLLLGEKFTAEDARNWGLVRDVVPAEDVLPAALGLARRLAAGPTRAYAEVKTAIRFGAVNELPAVLEHEADAQARLAGTTDHQRAVADFLAKKAPTFEGR; from the coding sequence ATGTCCGACCCCGTGCAACCCGCCGTTCTCGTCGCCCGCGACGACACCGATCCCGCCGTCGCGGTGGTCACGCTGAACCGGCCCGCGAAGTACAACGCGCTCACCGTCGAGCTGAAGGAGGCGCTGCTCACCGCGGTCGCCGAGGTCACCGGCGACGAGTCGGTGCGCGCGGTCGTGATCACCGGCTCCGGGAAGGCGTTCTGCGTCGGGCAGGATCTCGGCGAGCACGCGACGGCGCTGGAGAACGATCCGTCGACCGCGTTCGACACAGTGCGGGAGCACTACAACCCGCTGATCCTGGCGATCACCGGGACGGCGAAGCCGGTGATCGCCGCGATCAACGGCGCCTGCGTCGGCGCCGGGCTCGGTCTGGCGCTGGCCGCCGACCTGCGGGTGGCCGCCGAGGGGCTGAGCTTCGCCACCGCCTTCACCGGGATCGGGCTGACCGCGGACTCCGGGCTCTCGGCGAGCCTCGCGCACGCCGTCGGCGTCTCCCGGGCCACCGAGCTGCTGCTGCTCGGCGAGAAGTTCACCGCAGAGGACGCGCGCAACTGGGGTCTGGTGCGCGATGTCGTCCCCGCCGAGGACGTGCTTCCCGCGGCGCTCGGACTGGCCCGCAGGCTGGCCGCCGGGCCCACCCGCGCCTACGCCGAGGTCAAGACCGCGATCCGGTTCGGCGCCGTCAACGAGTTGCCCGCGGTGCTGGAGCACGAGGCGGACGCGCAGGCCCGGCTCGCCGGCACCACCGACCACCAGCGCGCGGTCGCGGACTTCCTGGCCAAGAAGGCCCCCACCTTCGAGGGCCGATGA